Below is a window of Conger conger chromosome 16, fConCon1.1, whole genome shotgun sequence DNA.
CTGTGCTGAAGGCTTGCACCTTTATTGCAGGTACAAAACAACGGCAAATTCGGTAATGGCCGGAGCCAACAGTGTTGCTCTTTCAGTTCTGGGTTACAGTGGGAGGAGCATAATAAGTAGGTGGAGCCTCTCAGCAGCATACGTTGCCATGGAGATGAGGGGCAGTGTTGCGGTCAGTCCAGTGGGAACTCGCAGGGGTTCTGCCGATCCCGCCGGGCCGCTCGGtacacagacaggaagtcctTGTACCGCGGGGCACAGCCCAGCCAGGCTTCCCCAAAATGCTCCGTGCCCGTGAAGAGGAAGTCGCCCGGCCCCGCCCGTGCCTGGCACTGCAGCAGCGTCCGGATGGGGCCCCGCCACGCGCCCGGGGCCCCCCTCCCACGCGAGAAAGCCCTGCTGCGCTGCCGGTACACTCTTCCCTCAGACACATACACCAGTGACGTCTGCCGCTCGGCATCATGGGACACATTCCTGATGAAGCCCCGGACCACTGGGAGGACAGAAcaagaaatgttttgtttttttaaaaatctgcattttttcAATAATTTTTACAtctattgttttttaaaattctaGCTCAGACCTTCAGTTCAGGGGTCTTTCACAATCACATtactttacaacaaaaatattatttacaacAAAATTTGTGAGAATAATTTCATGTAGAAACAGGCAGAGACCATAAGATGTTGTTATCAGTAATCTTCCTGTGAGACACTCAAGATTGCATTgtacaaaaccaaaaaccttttttataAACGTTCTAGTGTGTTGTAACAGCAATTCAAAGCGACACGCTTTTTAAAACATAGTGTCCTCCTTTACGTCCCTCCAGGAGAATGTCAGACTCATCACCCTAGctttgccccccacccccctccccatgagCAGTTACACTTTCATTAGCCATCGATGTTCTCTCATTTAAAAGCCTGTGACTTTGGTTTCGGGGGGGATTAAGGCCACTGAAATGAGGCCATAAATGGAGGCATTTCAAAGGGGCCATTGCTTCTGGTCTGTTGCTGTCTTTTGGCCTGTGTGCCCCCTATTGTGAAGGAGGGGACCCCACATCTGTCAGACCCCTCTGCTGCCCCGACGGGGCGGGACCCCGGCCCTCCAGGCCCTCTGTGCTGGGCCGGGGCTataagggaaggggggggggggggggggtccatgcTCACCCCACCCTAATGAGACCCAGGGGAGGTTTTCAGTGAGGCTGGCGCTGTGAGCAGGACATGGTCTTCTAATATTCAAATCAAATGCAGTACCTCGCCCATTGAATTGCTGCGTGTTTGGAGCGCGGAATGTCAAAATCTGCGTTTTTACAACAATTCACTTGAGTTCTGAAAATGGCAACTCACAATAATATAACACACTAAATGTATGCCgttaattattttatcaaaCGATGTGCCTGCTCTTGCAATCTTGCAGTGCTAGTAAGGGCTGTGTAAATAAATTGACCAATAAAAAACGCAGATGCCCGGAAAAAGAAGCGGGAGTAATCAGTTTGTTGTGGTTCAAGGTTTCCCCTCCATTTCATCTCTTTTTGCTGcttacaaaatgcagaaagttGACCTGACCAATGAGCTGCAGGCGTCCACTTCTTTTGAGCACACCGTGTCCTTGCTCTCTGGCAGGAAGTGTACAGAGCGATGGAGGGCTAGAGTTTTGTGAGGCGGCGTGGGTTTGAGAGGGGTAACGTACCGAAATCACTGCTGCAGACGGCCAGGAGCAGCTCCGTGTCATTACAGGGCCTGCACACggctggagagggggagagggagtgagagagggggagatggagtgagagagggggagagagcgagagagggggagagagcgagagagggggagacggagtgagagagggggagagggagagagagggggagacggagcgagagggagagagggggagacggagcgagagagggggagagagggagcgagagagggggagacagagggagagagggagagagagggggagacggagcgagagagggggagagagggagagggaaagagggagaaagaaggcAGGGGCAATCAGATTCAGGGCAGGTATACATGCGTTTGCATTCGTGAATCGTAgtatgcatatgcgtgtgtttgtgcatgcactGTCTTTTGCATTCTGGATACACCACCCCTAGGTGGGGGGGTTTCCATGCACATTACCGTAAATGCACAGCTACAACTATCCAAGAGGGAGGAACAGTCAGGTCttgaattattggcacacttgataaaaatgcacaaagaatattgtaaactaaaaaaaatgtattatagacataaacattattttccaaaatgtgtaaagcagtgtgctttgttaataattcaatggaatcaaccgaAGTCGAAACCGtaatttttcacaaaaaaagccaaaaaacaggtttcacaacgattggcacccctgatttaggagcctttgtgcaaacaccccaggcaaagatgacagctgtgagtcttttcctgtaatttgtGGTATGGCCagggagggatttttgaccatttcctccatgcagaacttttcaagaTCATTGACATTTATTGAGTTTCAGTTCTTTGACCGCAGGTATTTGATGGGAGACTGGAGACTGAGCTGGTCATTGCAGAACACTGCTTTTACTTATCCATCAAAATGCACACAGATGTGgttgtttggagtcattgtcctgctggaaaatccacctatgaccaagtcccagcttcctagcagagacaaccaaaTCTTCTGCTACTTGGAAGTTATTATGCCAttaatcttaaatagtgcccctggatcaCTGGCAGCAAAAACATCCCCAGAACATCATTTTCCCACCCCCATATTtgactgtaggtatgagtgtgcctCTTCTTCCACCAAACATGGTGGCGTGTATGGCCGAAAATTTCAATTTCGGTATCATCTTCGGTATCAGCACTCTCTCTTCCAATCTTAATTGCAGTGCATCttgagggaatgagagagtaTGTTCTCTTCTCTACACCTGATTACTAGGCAGAGCTCAGATCCTTGCGAATATCAATGAGCTAAACCTGCTTTCAGTCGCCACCAGTTTAAAGACAAAACCATGGACGCACTTCCAAGCTGGTGTTCAGTAAGCCTGGTGAAGGAGGAGACTGTCTGGAACAAAAGTTTAAATATTGAGGAGGCACCAAGACCGACTGAAGGACTCCTGAGGCAGTTGGGAACTCTGTCcgtttatacagcgcctttatccaaagcgctgtataattgatgcttctcattcacccattcatacacacactcacacaccaacggtgattggctgccatgcaaggcaccgaccagctcgtcaggagcatttgggggttaggtgtcttgctcggggacacttcgacacacccagggcgggattcgaaccggcaaccctccaactgccagaagaCTTCTCTCACCTACTGAGCTAATGTCAGAATAATGGAGGACGTTTGCTGGCAGGGGCATAACTAGGAATTCTTGGCCCTCTGAAAGAATACTGCACCCCCCTCTCCAGCCTTGGGCCCCTAGAATCGTCACCCCCTTTCACCCCACTAGCGAGGGTAGGCATGGGCGGCTcatccatctctcctctctgccaGGGGTGCTACGGAGGAATGCGTTGTGTGACATACACCCTGTAGCCATGTCAGCCACCGCACCCAGCAAGCCAGTCAGAAGTTCTGACCCCCCTTTTAGACAGGGTCATTGTCCAAAACCCTGTGCCGTGACCTCCCCCAGGCGATCGGTATGCCTGTCGCTTCATGCCTGTCATTGTCTCCTGACGCTTCTGAGGTTGTTTTGAATAAAGAGGGGGAATCTGCCATTGCCCATTCTTGCGACCTGTGCATGACATCATCGCACCTGCTccagacaaacaaacactaGGCTCCGGAATTCTCGGAATGCTTGGAATGCCACGGCTCTCCTCTCCCGCCCCCCCTCTGCTGTGCAACCCGGACCCTACAGCTACCCAACCGCACCCACCGACCTTCACCCCTTGCTCATACCACACAGTGCTCTGCTCATGCCATTCCAGATAAGGATGGTCCGGAATCACTTTTCCCCCGCTTTTCCTGTGATCTTATGCTTAACTTAACATTGCCACAACAATGCCACACAgccatacacccccccccccccccccccccatctaaaAGTAGGTGAGTGTAAAGTAGGCTATAGGTGCGATAGATATTCCTTGAGATATTCCAAGAGGCCTTCACACATACGTATTCGCATCAATCCACAAACTTTCatgcaattaattatttatttcatccgCATTCGGAAAGTGTCGGACTCTTACCTTGTAGAACAGTGTCGCGAAAGTCAGGCGATGCACTCTGATTAGCCAGCAGCTCGTAGCGGAAACCCACTGCGCGCCGGCTGATGTCCCCCTGAGGGCTAGCCTGCAGGAATATCGCGGGTGTCTGCCGGCCCTCGATGCGAAAGCAGTGCACCTGCTCTGGCCGCCCTCCCTCCGTCATCAGCAGGCTGAGCTCTCCCGCGCGCTCGATGTACACGCTCGCGCCGCGGAAGCTGCGGAAGGGCTTGATGCAGATGGTGGTGTGGCGCGTGGAGGACAGGTTGGGCTCCAGGACGACCCGCAGCGCCTGGCTGGGGTAGACCCACTCCACGGCACCCTCGGTGCAACGCAGCCGTACCTGCTGCACTGTCCGCGTGTGAGGCTCCCGCACCAGCCCACTGAGGGAGAAGACGGGGGGAATTAGGGGATTCTAAATGTGAAGATACAACGGCTACACATAAATCTAAGGGTATAAAACGGGCGCGTGTGTAATAGTCTTTTGTTCTTATGCACGGAATTCATCAAGAGTGACTCGACGCGCGGGATCATCAATGTATAGCCTATCTGGGTTTTATGGCGATACATAGGCTACGGCAACAAACATTCAGGGTAGGCTAGCCTATAGGCTATGtgatgtcattatttttttatttattaatttcctcTCCTCTACAGTTGAGAATAAGGTGAATTAAATCAGGATTGGCAATTGCGAAATAAAGCTATACATTGGGGCCATTCAGCATCAACAATAGCCATTTCAAAAGTTCTGATGTTAACTTTTAAATAATGTTGTTGTTCAGTAGACGTATGTGGGAGAAATTGAGACGTCCCGATGCAATAAAACATGTAATCCGCATAAGATTGTGTCAAATAAAAGGGACGCATGGAATGGGCTCtatgcaatgcattttatagcCTACTGGTTTAAAAGACATTGcgattttttaatttaatttaattttttaagaAGACTACTCATTTATACAATCTTTTTTCGTTTGATTTGAGGAATAATATTAATTTCAATCTCACCTTCCGCGCCAGTTGCACAAATCTGCAGCGCAGGTCACAGAACAGACGAGAAGCAGATAGCCCAGTCCCGCGTAGTCGTTCACCGCCGATGACATTGCTGCTGCCACCGCTGGTGATGCCCGTACTAACTAAATTTCACTTGTTGGCCAAACATAACCGACGGCACGGACGGCCGAGACGTTTTCCGTTGGTAGTCTTGAAGTGCTGAAACACTGAAAAAGGGTGCCACACACCGAGACCTGTGATCCGTGACCCAGACGCCGGACTACACGCACATTAGACTGCGGAACTGGATAATCGTGTTCAGCCCTTTTGACTCGGCCAATGGTTTCTCGAAAGTTACTGATATCCCGCGTagaggaggggtgtgtgtgtaaaagagagagggagagactgtgtg
It encodes the following:
- the LOC133115246 gene encoding meteorin-like protein; protein product: MSSAVNDYAGLGYLLLVCSVTCAADLCNWRGSGLVREPHTRTVQQVRLRCTEGAVEWVYPSQALRVVLEPNLSSTRHTTICIKPFRSFRGASVYIERAGELSLLMTEGGRPEQVHCFRIEGRQTPAIFLQASPQGDISRRAVGFRYELLANQSASPDFRDTVLQAVCRPCNDTELLLAVCSSDFVVRGFIRNVSHDAERQTSLVYVSEGRVYRQRSRAFSRGRGAPGAWRGPIRTLLQCQARAGPGDFLFTGTEHFGEAWLGCAPRYKDFLSVYRAARRDRQNPCEFPLD